In Stomoxys calcitrans chromosome 2, idStoCalc2.1, whole genome shotgun sequence, the following proteins share a genomic window:
- the LOC106088278 gene encoding myosin heavy chain 95F isoform X4: MDFYTNKPKNVDVRKMDTQLVWARDPIEGYIQCRISEIGAKDFEVTPLDRKYPKRSCHMDDIFSSCDGPQDHDDNCELMLLNEATFLDNLKTRYYKDKIYTYVANILIAINPYREITDLYAPATIKKYNGRSLGELAPHVFAIADKAIRDMRVYKASQSIIVSGESGAGKTESTKYLLKYLCYSHDSAGPIEQKILDANPVLEAFGNAKTTRNNNSSRFGKFIEVHYDAKCQVVGGYISHYLLEKSRICSQSAEERNYHVFYMLLAGAPQQLRDKLSLGKPDDYRYLSGCTQYFSNGKTEQLIPATQKSADHMKNGPLKDPIIDDYNHFQNLDKALGRLGLSEIQKLEIYSLVAAVLHLGNISFEEIPDDVRGGCQVSQSSEKSLTTTCRLLGVDPDELRQALVSRVMQSKGGGFKGTVIMVPLKMYEASNARDALAKAIYNRLFDRIVALINQSIPFQASNFYIGVLDIAGFEYFTVNSFEQFCINYCNEKLQKFFNDNILKNEQELYKREGLNVPEITFTDNQDIIELIENKSNGIFTLLDEESKLPKPSPVHFTSEVHSAWTNHYRLGLPRSSRLKAHRTLRDEEGFLVRHFAGAVCYNTEQFIEKNNDALHASLEGLVQECENPLLKSLFPSGTSSSRGKLNFISVGSKFRTQLAELMDKLEKNGTNFIRCIKPNSKMIDREFEGGLALAQLKCSGTISVLELMEHGYPSRVPFADLYNMYKSSLPPELAKLPARTFCEAMLQSLNLSSKDFKFGITKVFFRPGKFIEFDRIMKSDPENLLAIVAKVKKWLIRSRWVKSALGAVCVIKLRNRIKYRNKSVLLIQSTVRGFLARKHHRPRYQGIAKINKIRMNAQKTVEIAGGLKKGRDEIVQEVADINRQIDDTILKIKMNEKITPREIDGLYTNVMANMNKITVDLNTKLKEQQQAEEQERLRKIQEALAAERKAKEEEERRLREDEDNKRLKAEMEARRKAEEVQRLKQEEEDRRAALALQAQLEKEAIDDAKYRQQLEQERRDHELALRLATESNGQVEDSPPMIRKSENVRAQQQALGKQKYDLSKWKYSELRDAINTSCDIELLEACRQEFHRRLKVYHAWKAKNRKRTTMDENERAPKSVMEAASKAPPLVQPKQEIVATAQHRYFRIPFMRANAPENTKRGLWYAHFDGQWIARQMELHADKPPILLTAGVDDMQMCELSLEETGLTRKRGAEILEHEFNREWEKHGGKPYKNLGAK; the protein is encoded by the exons GCGAATTGATGTTACTAAATGAAGCCACATTTCTGGATAATTTGAAAACACGTTATTACAAGGACAAAATTTAT ACATATGTGGCCAATATATTAATAGCCATAAATCCGTATCGTGAAATTACAGATCTCTATGCACCTGCGACTATAAAGAAATACAATGGACGTTCCTTGGGTGAATTGGCACCCCACGTATTTGCCATAG CTGATAAGGCTATACGCGATATGCGTGTCTACAAAGCATCTCAATCGATAATTGTTTCGGGCGAATCAGGAGCTGGCAAAACAGAGTCCACAAAATATCTGCTGAAATATTTATGTTATTCGCATGACAGTGCAGGACCCATAGAGCAAAAAATCCTAGATG CCAATCCTGTATTGGAGGCCTTCGGTAATGCCAAGACCACACGCAATAACAATTCCTCACGCTTTGGCAAATTCATTGAAGTGCATTACGATGCCAAATGTCAGGTGGTCGGTGGTTATATTTCCCATTATTTGCTGGAGAAAAGCCGCATATGTTCACAGAGTGCTGAGGAACGTAATTATCATGTATTCTATATGCTTTTGGCGGGAGCACCACAACAATTACGTGATAAATTAAGCTTAGGCAAACCAGATGATTATCGG TACCTCTCCGGTTGTACACAGTATTTTTCCAATGGAAAAACGGAACAGTTGATACCAGCAACACAAAAATCAGCAGATCATATGAAAAATGGACCGCTGAAAGATCCCATAATCGATGATTACAATCATTTCCAAAATCTGGATAAGGCCTTGGGTCGTCTGGGCCTTAGTGAAATACAAAAACTGGAAATCTATTCATTGGTGGCGGCTGTGCTGCATCTTGGCAACATCTCCTTTGAAGAAATACCCGACGATGTGAGAGGAGGATGCCAGGTTTCACAATCCTCAGAAAAATCTTTGACCACAACATGTCGCCTTTTGGGCGTAGATCCAGATGAGCTGAGACAAGCTTTGGTTTCAAGAGTAATGCAAAGTAAAGGAGGCGGTTTCAAAGGCACAGTGATCAT GGTTCCTTTGAAAATGTATGAAGCCTCCAATGCCCGTGATGCCTTGGCCAAGGCCATTTATAACCGCCTATTCGATCGCATAGTGGCCCTTATCAATCAAAGCATACCCTTCCAGGCTTCCAATTTCTATATAGGCGTCTTGGATATTGCCGGTTTCGAGTATTTCACCGTCAATTCCTTTGAACAGTTTTGCATTAACTACTGCAATGAGAAACTGCAGAAGTTCTTCAACGACAACATATTGAAGAACGAACAAGAGTTGTATAAACGAGAGGGTCTTAATGTTCCTGAAATTACTTTCACCGATAATCAAGATATTATAGAATTAATCGAAAACAAATCGAATGGCATCTTTACTTTGCTGGATGAGGAGAGCAAACTGCCCAAGCCTTCGCCGGTACATTTCACCAGTGAGGTGCATTCTGCCTGGACAAATCATTATCGTTTGGGTTTGCCACGTTCCTCGCGTCTGAAGGCTCATCGTACACTGCGCGATGAGGAAGGATTTCTGGTGCGTCATTTTGCCGGAGCAGTATGCTATAATACAGAGCAATTTATCGAAAAGAACAATGATGCCTTGCATGCCTCCCTCGAGGGTTTGGTGCAAGAATGTGAGAATCCTCTACTGAAATCGTTGTTTCCCTCGGGTACAAGTTCTTCGAGAGGTAAATTGAATTTCATTTCGGTGGGCTCAAAGTTTAGAACACAATTGGCCGAGTTAATGGataaattggagaagaat GGCACCAATTTTATACGCTGCATAAAACCCAACAGCAAAATGATTGATCGCGAATTTGAAGGTGGTTTGGCCTTGGCCCAGCTGAAATGTTCTGGCACCATATCTGTGCTGGAATTGATGGAGCATGGCTATCCTTCGCGCGTACCCTTCGCCGATCTCTATAACATGTACAAATCTTCTTTGCCTCCCGAATTAGCTAAACTGCCAGCTCGTACCTTCTGTGAGGCTATGCTGCAATCCTTGAATTTGAGTTCTAAAGATTTTAAGTTTGGCATAACGAAAGTCTTCTTCCGGCCGGGTAAATTCATAGAATTCGATCGTATTATGAAATCTGATCCCGAAAATCTGTTGGCCATTGTGGCCAAGGTCAAGAAATGGTTAATCAGATCCAGATGGGTGAAATCGGCCTTGGGCGCAGTGTGTGTTATAAAGT tgcGCAATCGTATTAAATATCGCAATAAAAGTGTTTTGCTCATACAAAGCACGGTTCGTGGCTTTTTGGCTCGCAAACATCATCGTCCTCGTTATCAGGGCATTGCCAAGATCAATAAGATTCGTATGAATGCTCAAAAGACTGTGGAAATCGCTGGCGGTTTGAAGAAAGGTCGTGACGAAATTGTACAAGAAGTTGCCGATATTAATCGTCAAATTGATGATACCATTCTGAAAATCAAG ATGAATGAGAAAATTACTCCTCGTGAAATTGATGGGCTGTACACCAACGTTATGGCCAACATGAATAAGATAACCGTTGATTTGAATACAAAACTAAAg GAACAACAACAAGCCGAGGAACAAGAACGTTTACGCAAGATCCAAGAAGCTTTGGCAGCAGAACGCAAAGCCAAGGAGGAAGAAGAACGCCGTTTGCGCGAAGACGAGGATAATAAACGACT GAAAGCCGAAATGGAAGCTCGCCGCAAGGCCGAAGAAGTGCAGCGCTTgaaacaagaagaagaagatcgCAGAGCAGCCTTGGCATTGCAAGCACAATTGGAGAAGGAGGCAATTGACGATGCCAAATACAGACAACAATTGGAACAGGAACGTCGTGATCATGAGTTGGCTTTGAGATTGGCCACCGAATCCAATGGTCAGGTGGAGGATAGTCCGCCAATGATAAGAAA ATCGGAAAATGTGCGTGCCCAACAACAGGCtttgggcaaacaaaaataTGATTTATCCAAATGGAAATATTCCGAGCTGCGTGATGCAATAAACACTTCCTGTGATATTGAATTGCTTGAG GCTTGTCGCCAAGAATTCCATCGTCGTTTGAAGGTGTACCATGCATGGAAGGCAAAGAATCGTAAACGTaccacaatggatgaaaatgaACGAGCCCCAAAAAGTGTTATGGAAGCAG CTTCAAAAGCCCCACCATTGGTACAACCTAAACAAGAAATTGTAGCAACTGCCCAACATCGTTATTTCCGCATACCATTTATGAGGGCCAACGCACCAGAAAATA CTAAAAGAGGTTTGTGGTATGCCCATTTTGATGGTCAATGGATAGCAAGACAAATGGAACTGCATGCCGATAAACCACCCATCCTACTCACAGCAG GTGTTGATGATATGCAAATGTGTGAGCTAAGTTTAGAAGAGACCGGCCTGACACGCAAACGTggcgctgaaattttagagCATGAATTTAATCGTGAATGGGAGAAACATGGTGGCAAACCATATAAAAATTTAGgtgctaaataa